The window GTCGGCGGTGCGCAGCCGGGTGGGGCAGGTCGCGACGCGGTTCGTCACCCAGGACAGGGCGACGTCGAGGTAGACGCCGGTCGCCGCGAACGAGGCGAGCTTGCGGCCCATGTCGCCGCGCACCAGGCGGAAGCTCTGGAACTGACTGGCGTCGGGGAGGTGGAAGGCGGTGCCGAGCATCCGCTTCGACGACTTCGAGGCCGCAGCCCGGAAGAAGCCGTGCGGGCGCTCGTTGGTGAAGCGCGCGTAGACGACGCCGGCCCGCTCGCGGATGGCGGTGTCGAGGAAGGCGCCGAGGTCGGCCGGGTCGTGCTGGCCGTCCTCGTCGAGGGTGACGATCCAGCGGCCCGTCGACTTCGCCATGCCCGCGATCGTGGCCGCGTGCTGACCGAAGTTGCGGCTCAGCCAGACGATGCTGACGAAGGGGTGCTGATCCGCGAGGGTGCGCATGACGGCATCGGACTGGTCGGGCCCGTTGTCGTGCACCAGGATGACCTCGGCGATGCGGTACGCGTGGCCGTCGGGGGTGATCGCGCCGTGCGTGTAGGGCACGAGCTCGCCGACCATGGCGGCGAGGGTGCGCTCGCCCTGGTAGACCGGCACGACGACCGACATCGTGTAGACGGGCTCGGTGCGGGCCGGCTCGGTGCCGGCGGGCTCGGTGCGGGCCGGCTCGGTGCGGGCCGGCTCGCCGGGGCGGGAGGGGACGGGATCGACGGGGGTCATCGCTGCGGGAGCTCCAGGAACGTGAATCGACCGTCGGGTGAGTCGAAGGTGGTGGTCGGTCCGACGACCGCCGTGATCTGATCGACGACCGTAGAACCAGAGTCAGTGTAGGCCGCGCGGTCGAGCACGAAGCCGCACGCGCCGAGATCCTCGACCGCGTCGACCAGTTGCGGGGCCGGCAGCGAGGCGAGCGCGCCCACCTCGTCGATCGGCGCGCGGCCCTTGATACCGCCCGCCGACCAGCGCAGCGTCTCGGAGTGCAGGAAGGGGCGCAGCTCGTCGGAGTCGGTGGCGCCGTTGACCGGCGGCGACTCGGGGAAGGCGATGTAGGGCAGCTGGTAGATCAGGCACTCGGGGGCCACCTCGGCCTCGACCTGCTCGGTGAAGGTCTCGTCGGAGTCGTAGGCGGCCACGGTGGCGGCGCGGGCCTCGGCGTCGACGGGCGGGATCTGGTCCCAGACCGCGAGCAGCACGAGGAGCACGGCGAGCGGGACGGCGAGGGCCGTGTCGCGGGGGCCGCCGTCGCGGGTCGTGCCGCGCATCCGGCCCGCCACCCGGCGCACCAGGCCGTTGAGCAGCAGCCCCACCGCGGCGAGCGCCAGCAGCGCGATCAGGATGGCGATGCGGTTCCACGAGCGGATCGGGAAGTCGACGAAGGAGAGCAGCGTCGACAGCCCGCCGACCGTGCCGAACAGGAACGCGACGAGGGCGAGGCCGGCGAGCACCGCGAGGGTGCGGGTCGACTCCCCCGGGCCGCGCCGGCCCGTGCGCCCGGCCGAGAGCAGGAAGTGCACCGCCACGACCACGAGCGCCACGAACCCCGCGGCGGCGAGCAGTCCGAGGGCCGGCTCCTCGGAGGGCAGAGGGTAGTAGGTGTCGTAGAGCTGACGCAGCGTGGCGAACGGGCCGAAGCGGTGGCCGGGCACCGGCAGCAGCAGCGACGAGAGCTTGAACGAGTAGAGCTCGGCCTCGGGCGGGCTGCGCACGAGCACGGCCTCGTTCACGCCGTTGGCGAGCCGGTACAGGATGCTCGGCGTCAGGTTCACGAGCATGACGCCCGCGATCAGCAGTCCGGCCGCGGCCGCCCCGAAGAACCGCCGCCAGGCGCGGCTGCGCCAGAGGGCACTGAGCCCGGCGACCGCGAGCACCAGGGCGACGAACACGGAGTAGTAGCTGGACGCGGTGCCGAGGAGGGCCACCGTGCCGATGGTCGCCGCGTTCCGGCCGGTCACCGGCCGGAGCCACCTCCGCTCGCGCGAGCCGTCGGCGCGCTCGGCGGGGCGGAGCCGCCAGAGCGGGCGCCCCGTCGCGACGAGGTGGATCAGCCCCACGGCCAGCGGCACGACGAAGTAGGCGGCGAGGAAGAGGTGCCCCTCGCCCTTGATGAAGTGGTACGGCGCCAGCGAGTAGACGACGCCGAGCGCGACGGCGAGCGGCGTGCCGACGCCCACCAGCCGCAGGAACCAGAGCGCC of the Herbiconiux flava genome contains:
- a CDS encoding glycosyltransferase, with protein sequence MTPVDPVPSRPGEPARTEPARTEPAGTEPARTEPVYTMSVVVPVYQGERTLAAMVGELVPYTHGAITPDGHAYRIAEVILVHDNGPDQSDAVMRTLADQHPFVSIVWLSRNFGQHAATIAGMAKSTGRWIVTLDEDGQHDPADLGAFLDTAIRERAGVVYARFTNERPHGFFRAAASKSSKRMLGTAFHLPDASQFQSFRLVRGDMGRKLASFAATGVYLDVALSWVTNRVATCPTRLRTADGRVSGYSLPALFAYFWRMVLTSGTAGLRAVSVLGGIIALLGIGVAVYVIVAPQVGTNPETAGWASLMVAVLLCSGAILFALGVIAEYIGVGLNVSMGRPLYLTVDDPETIMPDDDGLDGALVDQTGDGHDAAEKGVQDAR